The Ornithodoros turicata isolate Travis chromosome 7, ASM3712646v1, whole genome shotgun sequence genome includes a region encoding these proteins:
- the LOC135399651 gene encoding solute carrier family 22 member 6-like has translation MSKPGSAPPEIVSSVVNTESIQQQSTHQMSSDIDLISVLGETTKFQRRLLAHCMLAMMLFSMNDQWPLVVAPEQDHWCSPPEHMNISTEAWKNRSIPIEEDGTYSKCEMYQEYNSTRPNRSTIRCTKWQYNETRNTGTVIQEWDIVCDLEWMHSSALAIYMGSALFGLVASGILSDSIGRKPVVCFCSAASVIFSVGVVNSMSLALYVCFRCGVTITLGAVALPSYILVMELIPPSSRGLYGALTFAGFEVGVIMARISRDMYYDWRTLQMIFLLLICFLLGSFVLVEESPRWLISKWELKRAEEAVLAIAKVNGRSVEDARESWRSYKTLLKQGEGIICGMLDVSYTRILLQQKLLHANIILSYAWFATSFTFYGMTLLATAERDFHWAVILCILIPRQCITYLCIDQFGRRPTLSCSVLMTSGACVAASFMTSGAETLQYLKMGLRVLALFSIGVSLTVVLLYMVEMNPTSVRTISVCMCCVFCRVGGILSILAEKLDIVSGEGTQTALYAVACLVAGFLVTGLPETRMVILPEVVKREDIFRIEPLRVGKPYRRRLEESTRSVSPVESYLQERSLECPMSSERTTRMSYLKDISSAL, from the exons ATGAGCAAGCCAGGAAGTGCTCCACCAGAGATTGTG AGCTCAGTAGTAAACACAGAGAGCATCCAACAGCAGAGTACGCACCAGATGTCCTCGGATATCGATCTGATATCAGTCTTAGGGGAAACGACCAAATTTCAACGTCGATTACTGGCTCACTGTATGCTCGCGATGATGCTGTTCTCCATGAACGACCAGTGGCCCCTTGTGGTAGCCCCTGAACAGGACCACTGGTGCTCTCCTCCAGAACACATGAACATCTCAACAGAAGCTTGGAAGAACAGGAGCATCCCTATCGAGGAGGACGGAACGTACAGCAAGTGCGAAATGTACCAAGAATACAACTCAACTCGCCCTAATCGTTCAACTATTCGTTGCACAAAGTGGCAGTATAATGAAACACGCAACACTGGGACAGTCATACAAGAG TGGGACATCGTTTGTGATTTGGAATGGATGCATTCATCGGCTTTGGCGATTTACATGGGAAGTGCTCTATTCGGATTGGTTGCATCGGGAATCCTTTCAGACAG CATAGGAAGAAAACCGGTAGTGTGCTTTTGTTCCGCTGCAAGCGTCATCTTTAGTGTCGGCGTCGTGAACAGCATGTCGCTTGCTCTGTATGTTTGCTTTCGTTGCGGCGTCACCATCACCCTGGGTGCAGTAGCTCTGCCCTCCTACATATTAG TCATGGAGTTAATACCTCCGTCTAGCCGAGGTCTCTACGGCGCCCTTACCTTCGCAGGCTTCGAGGTCGGCGTCATCATGGCGAGAATTTCTAGGGACATGTATTACGACTGGAGGACGTTGCAGATGATATTCCTCCTTTTAATATGTTTCCTCCTCGGAAGCTTCGT GTTGGTCGAAGAGTCTCCCAGGTGGCTCATCTCGAAGTGGGAGCTGAAGAGGGCTGAAGAAGCTGTTTTAGCCATAGCCAAGGTGAATGGAAGGAGCGTCGAGGATGCTCGTGAGTCATGGCGTAGTTACAAGACCTTACTGAAACAA GGAGAAGGAATAATATGTGGCATGCTCGACGTATCTTATACAAGGATCCTCCTTCAACAGAAGCTCCTCCACGCGAACATCATCCTCAGCTATGCGTG GTTCGCCACCTCCTTCACGTTCTACGGAATGACGCTGCTGGCAACAGCGGAGAGAGACTTTCATTGGGCTGTCATTCTGTGTATCCTCATTCCTCGACAATGCATTACCTATTTATGCATTGATCAGTTTGGACGAAGACCCACCCTGTCTTGCTCGGTGCTCATGACATCAGGTGCCTGTGTGGCTGCAAGCTTCATGACGTCTG GTGCGGAGACGCTACAATATTTGAAGATGGGGTTGAGAGTACTGGCTCTTTTTTCTATCGGGGTTTCCCTGACTGTAGTCCTCCTGTACATGGTGGAAATGAACCCGACATCTGTGAGAACCATCTCTGTCTGCATGTGCTGCGTCTTCTGCAGAGTGGGAGGAATATTGTCAATTCTTGCTGAGAAATTG GACATTGTGTCTGGAGAGGGAACTCAAACGGCCCTATATGCGGTGGCCTGCTTAGTCGCTGGCTTTCTCGTAACCGGGCTTCCCGAGACAAGAATGGTCATTCTACCAGAGGTGGTCAAGAGGGAGGATATCTTTCG AATAGAACCTCTTCGGGTTGGAAAGCCTTACAGAAGAAGACTGGAAGAATCTACGAGGTCCGTGTCTCCTGTAGAGAGCTACCTTCAGGAGAGATCACTTGAATGTCCTATGTCTTCGGAACGAACTACGAGAATGAGTTACCTGAAGGATATAAGTAGCGCGCTATAG